CAGCCAGTCCTGGGGTGTTACATTTACCCGGAGGGGGATAGCGGCGATTATCTTATCGCCATATCTCACGTTGATCCTGTAATCCGTGCAAGCGGTGCCATCCTGGGCGCCTTCCCCTCTCATAATAATTTTATCAACCAGATCAATACCCTTCAGCAGCACCCTGAAATCTTCTTGCTTTCCGATACCTTCAACATCGGCCGAAACCTTCCTGCTAAAAAGGGCATCGGTGGAAATCTCCTTGATGACAAATTCGTCACGGTAGGACACAACAAAAACATCGCTTTTTGTCAGCCTGTAGTCCCTCCCGTTCTTTTCTATCTCCAGGTAATAAAACTGTGGCGGATGCCCGAGAAAGACAAAGGAAAAAGCGCTTTTCAATCTCGAGGCAATGGAGGATAAATCCCGAACCTCTTCCGGCCAGAAATAGTTGGCCATGACTCCACCGGCAAAGATGACCGCCACAATCAGGGCAATGATCCCTGTCACCACGACCATCTTGGGCAGAGGTTTTACAGCCCTTTTCTTACCTTTCCCATCTCTGAGGTTCATAATCCCCCCACTCCACTCCTTATCAACCCCTCGGATGATATCTCTTATGGATCTCCTTTAACCTTTCTCGGGTAATATGGGTGTAAATCTGGGTTGTTGCTATATCTGCATGTCCCAGCATAAGCTGAACGGAACGAAGATCGGCTCCCCCCTCCAGAAGATGAGAGGCAAAAGAATGCCTGAAGGTGTGGGGATGGATTTTTTCCCCCCATCCCAATTTTGCCACGTATTTTTTTATGATCTTCCAGAACCCCTGTCGGGTCAAGCCTTTACCGGATCTGTTCAGAAAGAGGATCTCGGACGATTGTCCCTTTAAGAGACGGGGTCTTGCTTGTTCCACATATTGCCTTAAATAATCGTACGCCGATTTACCGATAGGTACAATCCTCTCTTTATTACCCTTTCCTATTGTGACAAGATACCCCACCTGCCAGTTGATACTGTTGATGGTAAGTGAGATCAATTCCGAGACACGGATCCCCGTTGCATACATCAGCTCCAGCATGGCCGTGTCCCTTATAGCGGAGGGAGTTTTTACACCTGGCTGCGCAAGAAGCAGGTTCATTTCCTCCTGACTTAGAGTGTCGGGAAGACGCATCCATACCTTTGCCAATTCAATATTTGCCACAGGATTTTGGTCAATTTTCTTCTCCCGGAGGAGAAATTTATAGAACCCTCTAATAGCTGCCAGTCCCCTGTTGATAGAATTCTCCGTCAGACCGTCTTTTTTCAGCTCGGTAAGGTAAGAAATCACATCATCAGGGGTAATATCCGTAACAGTTTGCATACCATATTTCTTGACAAAGCAGGCATACCTGTGCAAGTCCCGACTGTAAGCCTCGATGGTGTTATAAGAGGCCCCCTTTTCCACAGTAAGAAAGTTCAAATACTCATCAATTAAATCGTTCATGGCGATTTTTTGTAACTACTCAGGTATTTAGGCTGGAGACTGAAGGCTGAAGTATATCAATCATCACGCAACGCTCGGATCAAGCCCAAGTTAGTTCACGTCTGAGACTTGAACCAACTTGGTGGGGATACGGTCTTGTCCACTGCTAAATGTGTCAGGAACGCTTCGATCTTAGCTTCGCTATTTCTTAACTCTTCCCGACAAGTCATCCTGTGGTACTGTATATACCGTTTAATCCAGTCACAGTATGTTCGTTCCGTATGGATCGAGTAGTGATGCAGCCGCATCACATCCCGTACTTCATGAAGCAGCTTCCTGTCTCTTTTTGGTGTTGATATATGATCTCCCTCCTGATATAATAATCCGATAAAATGGTTATCGGGTAAAGCAAATCTGCCCGAAAATGTATCCAATATCATTATATCAAGGCAAATTTGCTTGTCAATGAGTGGTTGCCGCGGCGCGTGGTGGCAGCGATATACGATCCCAACAAAATTGAAGCGCCGCTTGTCGGTTTTGAGAACCATCTGAATTGGTAAAGAAGATCCCCGACGCACCTGATTCATTTCAACGGCGAGCGGTTCCTCGGGCCATATGAAGATTAGATAATGTTTACAAAAGAAGTTTCGGCAGTATATTCCACTGCGGGCTATCCGAAGGCCGGACAGAACCAAGAAGATAGGCCGTAATATCGGGTGATGTTCGAGTTCCTAAACGCCTTTTTCTTTGCCTTCCATGCCTTGTGGGTCAGCTTCAACTGTGTAGGCTGGATCTGGAAACGGATGCGCCGGTGGCATCTGGTCACGGTGGCCCTAACCGCGTTGTCCTGGTTTGGGTTAGGGGTTTGGTACGGGTGGGGCTATTGCCTCTGTACGGATTGGCACTGGCAAGTGCGGGCCAGGCTGGGCTATACCGATTCGCATTCCTACACCCACCTGCTAATCCGGGAACTAACCGGAGTTGACCTTATCCCTTGGGTTGTGGATGTGCTCACAGGGGGTATCTTTGCGTTCGTGGCCTTCTCCAGCATCGTGCTAAACGTGCGCGATTACCGGGACGGGCGTAGAGCTGCTAAACAGCTTTCCACGACGCCAACATGACGAAAATGGACCCGAAGAAGAAATAAACGGCCCAACGAGCGGTTCAGCGGACCCACCTACGGCGGGCCGCTGAACCGTCGGCCGTTAGATTGTGGTGTCAGCGATCTCACGGAAAAGACTTGACACCCTCTCGCCACACGATATATCTTACCGCCAATTTTCCGCCTCAAGTTAAGCAGTTTTAATCCCCCTTTCCCATTTATCCCTCCCGTCGGGAGATGGAAATTTGCTTCCCTCCGTTGAGAGAAGGAGAAGCAAAGATATTTTTTTCTGGAGGGGGAAAGGCTGGGGCACTCTGAGAATTCTTTCGAGAAAATGGATCATCACGACCTGAGATACTGGATCGCCTTAAAGTTTGTTGATGGCGTGGGGAATGTGGGTTTTAGAACCCTGGTGGATGCCCTTGGTTCCCCTAAGAGTGTGTTCCAGGGAACCATCGCCAACCTCAAGGTGGTCCCGGGCATTGGCGAGAAAACGGCCGGCCAGATAAAAGCATTCAACGACTGGGGGAGAGTTGAAAGGGAGATGGAAACCGCTCGCAAAATGAATGTTTCCCTCGTTACGTTCCAGGATCCACGATATCCAAAGGCCCTTCTGAACATCTATGACTTCCCTCCCTTCCTCTATGTGAAGGGGGATCTGAGGGAAGAAGATATCAACGTTGCTGTTGTCGGTTCCAGGAGGGCGAGTACCTATGGCAAATTTGCCACGGAGAGGCTCTGCCGCGAGCTTGCGATGAATGGAATTACTGTGGTAAGTGGTATGGCGAGAGGAATAGATTCGGCGGCGCACAGGGGGGGCCTCGCCGGTAAGGGTAGAACCATCGCTGTTTTAGGCTCCGGTCTTGATGTTGTTTATCCGCCGGAGAACGAAAAACTTTTCCTGGAAATTGCCGCACATGGCGCCGTCATTACGGAATTCCCGTTCGGTACACCACCTCATGGACCAAACTTTCCTGCCAGAAACAGGATCATCAGTGGCATTTCCTACGGCGTGGTGGTTGTCGAGGCAGGTGATAAGAGCGGATCCCTGATCACAGCCAAGTTCGCCCTGGAACAGGGTCGAGAGGTATTCGCCGTACCGGGCAGTATTGATACCGCCGGATCGAGAGGGACACACAAGCTGATCAAACAGGGGGCAAAACTGATAGAAAATGTTTATGATATCCTCGACGAGATACTTCCCCAATTAGACAGGGAGTTGCAGGATAGTGTTCTGCGGGCAAGAAAGGATGATACCGCTCAGGAAAAAGGAACTCCTGCCGTGGCGAAGGTCGGCGGACTAAGTGCAGCAGAGATTGCCGTATTAAAACAGATCTCCTCGGAACCGGTTGATGTTGACAGTATCATTGCCTCCACAGGGTTAAGAGCCAATGATGTCTTACATATACTGCTGACTATGGAATTGCAGGGTCTCATCAGGCAATTGCCTGGAAAAATGTTCGTACGCAAGGAATGATTATGTCAGATTCGCTGATCATTGTTGAATCCCCCACCAAGGTCAGGACCATCAAGAAATATCTCGGTGCGAATTTCGCAGTCCGGGCGACGATGGGGCATGTCAAGGACCTCCCCAAAAGCGGCCTGGGCATAGACATGAAAAACCATTTTGCACCCACGTATCGTCTCATCGAAACGAAGAAAAAGGTGATCGCCGACCTGAAAAGAGCGGCAAGGAGAGCCGATCATATCTACCTGGCACCTGATCCTGACCGGGAAGGCGAGGCAATAGCCTGGCATATCGCCGAGGAAATCGGCGCAAAAGATAAACATATCCACCGGGTTCTTTTTAACGACCTGACTAAGAGCACCATCCTTCACGCGATCAACCATCCGGGAGAGCTTGACGTCGCCAAGTACGAAGCCCAGCAAACTCGGCGTATCCTTGACAGACTTGTCGGATACCAGATCAGTCCTCTCCTCTGGGAGAAGGTAAGAAGGGGATTGAGTGCAGGTCGGGTGCAGTCAGTAGCGGTCAGGATCGTCTGTGACAGAGAGGAAGAGATACGCAGATTTGTTTCGGAAGAGTACTGGAATATCACCGCCCATCTCGAATGTCATATGTCGCATGTCATAAGTCGTACGTCAACTGACTTACAACCTACGACTTACGACTTACGACTTACGACTTTTAAGGCCCGGCTCCTCAAGATCAAGGATAAAAAGGCAAAGGTCGCTGATGAATCACAGGCAAAGGAGATACTAAACATCGTCAAGACGATGCCCTTTGTCGTTGCCAAAGTAGAAAAAAAGGAAATTAAGAGGTTCCCCCTTCCCCCTTTCACCACCAGTAAACTACAGCAGGAAGCAGCGCGGTGGCTCCATTTTCCCGCAAAAAAAACAATGAGTGTCGCCCAGAGGCTGTATGAAGGAATAGAATTAGGGGAAGAAGGTCCCGTGGGATTAATCACTTATATGAGAACGGATTCTTTTCGTATTGCGGAAGAGGCTCTCCGAGATGCGAGAGAATATATCAGAGACAATTATGATCCGGCATTTCTTCCTGTTAAGGCCAGGGTCTTCAAAAACCCGGCTAAAGTCCAGGATGCACACGAGGCGATAAGACCCGCCTCCGTAGATTACAAGCCTAAAGATATTAAACAATATCTCAGCAATGACCAGTTCCGCCTCTACCAGCTTATCTGGAACCGTTTTGTGGCAAGCCAGATGAATCCTGCCATCTTCGATCAGACGATCATTGACATAACGGCAGGGGGAGGGGGCTATCTCTTCCGGGCACAGGGTTCGGTGATGAGATTTTCCGGCTATACCATTGTCTACACGGAAGGAAAAGATGCAAGCGAAGATGAGGACGATTTTGGCATGGTCCTCCCCGAAGTTGCGGAAGGTGAGGCGCTTGCCCTCATTTCCCTTTCGACCGAGCAGAAATTTACCCAGCCGCCACCAAGGTTTTCCGAAGCGACCCTGGTCAGGGAGCTTGAAGAAAAAGGCATCGGCAGACCGAGCACTTATGCGACCATATTGAGCACCATCCAGGAGAGAAACTATGTCCATAAGGAAAAAGTGAATTTTTACCCCACCGATCTCGGCATCCTGATAACGGAGCTCCTGGTGAGAAATTTTCCCCGGATCCTGGATGTAGCCTTTACCGCTGCACTGGAAGACAAACTGGACCTGATCGAGGAAGGGAAAAATAACAGGCTCGACACATTAAACGATTTTTACATTCCTTTTGCGGAAGAGCTGAAGAAAGCCCGGGCGGAGATGCGAAATATTAAAGGAGAGGAAACACCGACGGACATTGTTTGTGATAAATGTGGTAACGTGATGGTTATTAAATGGGGGAAAAATGGCAAATTTATAGCCTGTTCCAATTACCCTGCCTGTAAGAATACCATGAATATCGCTCAGGGTGAAAAGGGGCAGATGAGTCAGAAGGAGGAGGAGATAACGGATACCATCTGTGAATGCGGCCGGAACATGGTTGTCAAAGAGGGGAGATTTGGCAAATTCCTGGGGTGCTCCGGCTATCCCGAATGTAAAAATACGATGCCCCTCAGTTGCGGTGTAAGATGTCCCGAGAAAGAGTGCAGCGGATACCTATGTGAGAGACGAACAAAAAAAGGAAAAACATTCTTCGGTTGCTCCAGGTACCCCGACTGCACCTATGCCCTCTGGGACAGGCCTCGACCTACGGCATGTCCCCAATGCGGGGCGCCATTCCTCGTGGAAAAGCCGGCACCTCCCGAGGGAACTTACCTTGCCTGTCTTCATAAAGATTGCGGTTATAAAAATAAGGAGACATAGGCACAGAGGCACAGAGGCACAGAGGCACAGAGTTTCGGTACGAAAATAGATTTTTATGTTTTGAGGTCTTTTGTTTCTAACTCTGTGCCTTTGCCACTTTGTGCCTTCTCTAATGTTTTTAAGATGAACCGTAAGAAACCGATTATCGTGATTGGGGGAGGCCTTGCCGGTTGTGAGGCGGCCTGGCAATTGTTAAAGCGGGGGAAAACCGAAGTCGTCCTCTACGAAATGAAGCCAGAGAAATTTTCCCCGGCCCATAAATCGCCGCATCTCGCTGAGCTTGTCTGCAGCAATTCATTTCGTTCCAATAGCCTGGAAAATGCTGTGGGGCTCCTGAAGGAAGAGATGCGCACCATGGCCTCACTGATTGTGGAGGCGGCTGACGCAACAGCCGTACCGGCAGGAAGACAGGGCATCCACACTCCTCAATATGGTGGGATTTCAGACGAAGCTGACCCGGCCTGAGCAGCGAAGGATATTCAGAATGATACCGGGACTGGAAAGAGCAGAATTTGCCAGATATGGAAGTATCCACCGGAATACCTTTATCAACTCTCCCGTCCTCCTCAGAAAAACCCTGCAACTGCAGGAGAACGACAACATATTCTTTGCCGGACAGATTACCGGTGTGGAAGGTTATGTCGAATCGTCAGCCATGGGGCTTATCGCCGGTTTGAATGCATCCTGCTATCTGTCAGGAAGAGAATTGCCGCCGCCGCCGCCTGAAGCAACGGCTTTTGGCGCCCTCCTGCATTATATTACCAGTATTCCCCACAAGACATTTCAGCCGATGAATGTCAATTTAGGCCTCTTTCCGCCACTTCCCCCAGGGACGTCGAAAGGAAAGAGGGAAAGGGGGATGTACTATGCCCGACGTTCCCTGGAGGCCCTAAAAAAATGGAAAGAAGAGGCGGTACTTAAGCTTTTGCCTCAAGATAATGCTTTGTAACATGTAAAGTGAAGGTAGCGTAAAATTATTGGTGAGAAAAACCAACTGTTTGTTGCTTTCCGTATCGAGGTAGCGAATTCGCCGTAATTTCGCCGGACAATCCTTCTCGGCATAATAATTCAGTAACGTTCAAAAGTTGAGGCATAATTTTCTTGCAGCATATTTAAGGTTAGATAATGATGTCTGCAAATCTTCTATGGAGTTATCCACATCCGCGGCCGCAGCTTAGGAATAGCAAGGACGGACGCGGTTGTGGGTAACTCCATTAAACGAAGTCTCAACAGAAAGAAAAAGGTTTTTGTTGTTATAAAAAATGTCCTCCAAAAAAGTCTGCCTCAACTTTTGAACGTTACCAACGTTTTAAATATGGTAAGGAGGCAAAAAGAAAAAGCAGTATATCGATTTTCTCTCCTAAAAACGGGGTGGTTTTTTCTTATCTTTCTTATCAGAAAATAGACTTAAAGGGGAACAGATAATGAATTTGGCATACATTTTGCTTTCTCTTAACTTATATGGTATATATACCATCCGTCCATTATACCATCCATCCATTTAAAAGTGATAGAAGATGAAACTGAGACCTGCCCGCCAAAGAGGTCAGGGAAGGGAGGAATATCATGTCCAGATCAAGAGATAAAGATTCTTCTAAAGAAATTGGTAAGCAAAACAAAAAATCGATTCTATCCGAAAGGCTTGCCTTTACCGGTAGAATAGCCGCCGGTATAGCCCATGAGATAAGAAATCCGCTTGGCAACGTGTCCATGGCGGTCCAGCAGCTTAAGGAGGCCTTTAGCGAAGATAGCCCCTGGTCCAAACATATTGAAGTCATTATTAGAAACACGGAGAGGATTAACTTTTTGATCACCGAACTCATCAACTGTGCCCGGCCACCGGAGCTTAACATCCGTCCCCATGATATGCAGGAGGTTATAGAAAACGTTTTGGATTCGATAATGAGCAGTCTTTCCACACAACGGATAGAGGTGATTAAGAAATTTGACTCAAAGCCATCAATAATAAGTGTCGATAGGGAACAGATCAGCCGGGTATTCTTGAACGTGATAATCAATTCTGTTGAGGCCATGCCTGAAGGCGGCACAATGACAATCAGTACAAGTATTGAAAATGGCCTTTTTATTGTAAAGATTCAAGATACAGGGGGGGGCATCCCCGAAGAAGATATTATCAGGATATTTGATCCTTTTTTTAGCACTAAGCCAACGGGAGTAGGTCTGGGTCTATCAATAATCTACGGGATTGTTGTAAGTCACGGCGGGAAAATAGGTGTGGAAAGCACTTGGAGAAGGGGTACTGTCTTTACAATCTCTTTGCCCACAGAATAGACCCCGATGAAGATAGACTGAAGGCGGAAGGCTTTTAGGGATAAATCATCGTGATCACACAATAAAGGCTTTGAATGGTTTTTCGTACCTTGCAAGATGTTTTATGGCCTTCAGCCTAAACACCTGAGTAGTTAAAGGAGAGGTCATGGAAGAGCTGAAATACGATGTGAGAAGAGGGGCGGATACATACAGGTTAATCTATCACTCCAGGCTGAAAAGCTGGATTCTAAAGGGTATTATCAAACGAGACGAAGCGATTGTATGGAGAAGCGGTCTTTCGGGCTGGCGCAAACCCGAAGAACTTGAAGAGCTGATACCCTTTTTTGAACAGAGGCAACGGGCACGCTTAAGAAGGGAAATGGAGGTGCTAAGGCCGGCCCCGCCCCCAAAAAGGCAGATAAAGAATGTCTTGATCGTGGATGACGAAGAGGATTTGTGCTGGCTCCTAACCAATACCTTGCAAAGCAAAGGGTATAATGTATCAACTGCCGATGGCATAATTGAAGGTATGGCCTGTCTAAAGAATAAGTCGCCCGATTTGGTATTTATAGACCTAAAGTTACCTGACGGGGATGGAATGGATATGCTTCCCGAAATCAAAGTGGCAGCTCCGCAGACAGTAGTAGTCATAATTTCCGCTTACGGCAGTGAAGAAAAAAGGGCAGAAGCGGAGGACAGGGGGGTTCACAGTTTCATTGACAAGCCGTTTACTGAGGAAAGGATATTGGAAACTATAGCACAGTTTCAAGAGAGGAATGACCATCCATTAAGAGGCACATGGGAACCGAGTTAAACATCGGGGATAAGATCACGCCGATACAGTGGGCAGTGATCAGTGGTCGGTAGCAACGGGCAATTTCTGTGAGGTTGCCTATAACCAAAGATGAAAAGAGGTGAGAAAATGTCCGCTGAGCAACAAACCTCAAGGAAGATCCTGGTAGTGGATGACGATCAGGATTTTCGTTGGGCAATGGGCAATGTCCTTCAGGCAGCGGGATACAGGGTCATTCAGGCGCAAGATGGCAAGGAAGCGATGAGTTTGTTAGAGAAAGATATCCCTGACCTGGTCCTTTTGGACTACCGAATGCCTGGACGAGACGGCCTGCACGTTGCGAGGGATATGAAGCAGCGGATTCCCGCAGTACCCATTCTCATAATCACGGCCTATGCAGAGGTGGCCTCCGCAGTGGAGGCCATGAAGATGGGCGTATACGATTACGTTACAAAGCCGGTAGATAACAACGACCTCATCTTTACCATCAAACGGGCGCTGGAGAAGCAAGATCTCATACAGGAGGTTGAGCATTTAAGAAAGGCATTGACTGAACGGGCATCCCTTTATGAGCTGATGGGAAAGAGCGACCAGATCAAGAAGCTTGTCCAACTCTTGGAGAAGGCTGCGCCCACTCCATTCACTGTTTTAATACAAGGAGAGAGCGGTACGGGTAAGGAACTTGTGGCCCGTGCCATTCACGACTTGAGTCTAGCTAAGGAAGGACCGTTTGTCGCCGTGGACTGCGGCGCCATTCCTGAAACCCTGATTGAAAGCGAACTGTTCGGCTACATGAGGGGAGCCTTTACCGGCGCCCACACGGACAAACCGGGCCAATTCGAACTGGCAAACGGTGGCACTCTGTTTTTAGATGAAGTGGGCAATCTTCCCTATCTGGCGCAACAGAAGCTTCTTCGAGCCATGCAGGAGCGGTGTATCCAGAGGTTGGGAGCGAAGAAGACTCAACCCATTCAGGTCCGAATTATTGCAGCCACGAACCAGCCTCTGGAAAATGATGTAGAGGCCGGTAGATTCCGCTCTGATCTCTATTTCAGGCTGAAAGAATTTTCCATAACAGTCCCCCCGCTCAGAAGGAGGACAGACATTTTCTACTTAGCCAAAAAGTTCGTGAATGAAGCGGAGGGAGAACTCAAGAAAAAATGTGCCGGGATCTCCAAGAATGCCCTAAGTGCTCTCTTCTCCTACCCCTGGCCTGGCAACGTTCGCGAATTGAGGAACGTTATCCGCCAGGCTGTACTCCTCTGCGAGGAGAATGGACCCATAAACACCGAGCACCTGATGCTGACCACCGAATTGATGCCTGGCCCCACAGAAATAGACCCTGCCCTCTCCCTTAACCTTTTTTATAACGGTAAAAAGTCTTTAAAAGAGCAGGTCAAGTCCTTCACCGATGCCCTGGAGAAGAGGATCATAAAGGAAGCGCTAACAGAAACAAAGGGAAATAAGAGCAAGGCTTCCCGTAAACTGGGTATTGACTACAAGACCTTACTTAGAAAAATCAAGATGCATCAATTAAACAGTGGTTAGTGAACAGTGGCCACTAACCACTAACCACTGACCACTGACCACTGACTATGGCATACGTGCCATAGTTAGTGGCAGCCATACCATGCCATTTTACTCCCACCTTCTCATTTTCTCCTGCCCCCATGTTCAAATTTAGCAATGAAACCAATGGGATGACCGCAGATGCCTTTTTGGCATAAAAAGTGCTAGATAAAGTAACTGAGAGGAGGCATGTCTTACCAGACATGCCTCCTTAAAATCCAAAGAAGAAAGGAGGTGAACGAATATGGC
This is a stretch of genomic DNA from Syntrophales bacterium. It encodes these proteins:
- the xerD gene encoding site-specific tyrosine recombinase XerD produces the protein MNDLIDEYLNFLTVEKGASYNTIEAYSRDLHRYACFVKKYGMQTVTDITPDDVISYLTELKKDGLTENSINRGLAAIRGFYKFLLREKKIDQNPVANIELAKVWMRLPDTLSQEEMNLLLAQPGVKTPSAIRDTAMLELMYATGIRVSELISLTINSINWQVGYLVTIGKGNKERIVPIGKSAYDYLRQYVEQARPRLLKGQSSEILFLNRSGKGLTRQGFWKIIKKYVAKLGWGEKIHPHTFRHSFASHLLEGGADLRSVQLMLGHADIATTQIYTHITRERLKEIHKRYHPRG
- the dprA gene encoding DNA-processing protein DprA, yielding MDHHDLRYWIALKFVDGVGNVGFRTLVDALGSPKSVFQGTIANLKVVPGIGEKTAGQIKAFNDWGRVEREMETARKMNVSLVTFQDPRYPKALLNIYDFPPFLYVKGDLREEDINVAVVGSRRASTYGKFATERLCRELAMNGITVVSGMARGIDSAAHRGGLAGKGRTIAVLGSGLDVVYPPENEKLFLEIAAHGAVITEFPFGTPPHGPNFPARNRIISGISYGVVVVEAGDKSGSLITAKFALEQGREVFAVPGSIDTAGSRGTHKLIKQGAKLIENVYDILDEILPQLDRELQDSVLRARKDDTAQEKGTPAVAKVGGLSAAEIAVLKQISSEPVDVDSIIASTGLRANDVLHILLTMELQGLIRQLPGKMFVRKE
- the topA gene encoding type I DNA topoisomerase; its protein translation is MSDSLIIVESPTKVRTIKKYLGANFAVRATMGHVKDLPKSGLGIDMKNHFAPTYRLIETKKKVIADLKRAARRADHIYLAPDPDREGEAIAWHIAEEIGAKDKHIHRVLFNDLTKSTILHAINHPGELDVAKYEAQQTRRILDRLVGYQISPLLWEKVRRGLSAGRVQSVAVRIVCDREEEIRRFVSEEYWNITAHLECHMSHVISRTSTDLQPTTYDLRLTTFKARLLKIKDKKAKVADESQAKEILNIVKTMPFVVAKVEKKEIKRFPLPPFTTSKLQQEAARWLHFPAKKTMSVAQRLYEGIELGEEGPVGLITYMRTDSFRIAEEALRDAREYIRDNYDPAFLPVKARVFKNPAKVQDAHEAIRPASVDYKPKDIKQYLSNDQFRLYQLIWNRFVASQMNPAIFDQTIIDITAGGGGYLFRAQGSVMRFSGYTIVYTEGKDASEDEDDFGMVLPEVAEGEALALISLSTEQKFTQPPPRFSEATLVRELEEKGIGRPSTYATILSTIQERNYVHKEKVNFYPTDLGILITELLVRNFPRILDVAFTAALEDKLDLIEEGKNNRLDTLNDFYIPFAEELKKARAEMRNIKGEETPTDIVCDKCGNVMVIKWGKNGKFIACSNYPACKNTMNIAQGEKGQMSQKEEEITDTICECGRNMVVKEGRFGKFLGCSGYPECKNTMPLSCGVRCPEKECSGYLCERRTKKGKTFFGCSRYPDCTYALWDRPRPTACPQCGAPFLVEKPAPPEGTYLACLHKDCGYKNKET
- a CDS encoding FAD-dependent oxidoreductase, yielding MNRKKPIIVIGGGLAGCEAAWQLLKRGKTEVVLYEMKPEKFSPAHKSPHLAELVCSNSFRSNSLENAVGLLKEEMRTMASLIVEAADATAVPAGRQGIHTPQYGGISDEADPA
- a CDS encoding FAD-dependent oxidoreductase, with the protein product MVGFQTKLTRPEQRRIFRMIPGLERAEFARYGSIHRNTFINSPVLLRKTLQLQENDNIFFAGQITGVEGYVESSAMGLIAGLNASCYLSGRELPPPPPEATAFGALLHYITSIPHKTFQPMNVNLGLFPPLPPGTSKGKRERGMYYARRSLEALKKWKEEAVLKLLPQDNAL
- a CDS encoding ATP-binding protein; this translates as MSRSRDKDSSKEIGKQNKKSILSERLAFTGRIAAGIAHEIRNPLGNVSMAVQQLKEAFSEDSPWSKHIEVIIRNTERINFLITELINCARPPELNIRPHDMQEVIENVLDSIMSSLSTQRIEVIKKFDSKPSIISVDREQISRVFLNVIINSVEAMPEGGTMTISTSIENGLFIVKIQDTGGGIPEEDIIRIFDPFFSTKPTGVGLGLSIIYGIVVSHGGKIGVESTWRRGTVFTISLPTE
- a CDS encoding response regulator translates to MEELKYDVRRGADTYRLIYHSRLKSWILKGIIKRDEAIVWRSGLSGWRKPEELEELIPFFEQRQRARLRREMEVLRPAPPPKRQIKNVLIVDDEEDLCWLLTNTLQSKGYNVSTADGIIEGMACLKNKSPDLVFIDLKLPDGDGMDMLPEIKVAAPQTVVVIISAYGSEEKRAEAEDRGVHSFIDKPFTEERILETIAQFQERNDHPLRGTWEPS
- a CDS encoding sigma-54 dependent transcriptional regulator; translated protein: MSAEQQTSRKILVVDDDQDFRWAMGNVLQAAGYRVIQAQDGKEAMSLLEKDIPDLVLLDYRMPGRDGLHVARDMKQRIPAVPILIITAYAEVASAVEAMKMGVYDYVTKPVDNNDLIFTIKRALEKQDLIQEVEHLRKALTERASLYELMGKSDQIKKLVQLLEKAAPTPFTVLIQGESGTGKELVARAIHDLSLAKEGPFVAVDCGAIPETLIESELFGYMRGAFTGAHTDKPGQFELANGGTLFLDEVGNLPYLAQQKLLRAMQERCIQRLGAKKTQPIQVRIIAATNQPLENDVEAGRFRSDLYFRLKEFSITVPPLRRRTDIFYLAKKFVNEAEGELKKKCAGISKNALSALFSYPWPGNVRELRNVIRQAVLLCEENGPINTEHLMLTTELMPGPTEIDPALSLNLFYNGKKSLKEQVKSFTDALEKRIIKEALTETKGNKSKASRKLGIDYKTLLRKIKMHQLNSG